AGCATAAAGAACTTGTTAACATCATTAATGAACTTTATTTAAGTACTATTAATAATAGCAATGATACTAATGGTGCTTTTATTAAGGCAGTAAAAAAATGTATTGATTATACTCAATATCATTTCAAAACAGAAGAAAAGATTATGGATTTAATTAATTATTCTGATGCTGAAAATCATAAGGCTATGCATAAAAACTTTTGTATGGAATTAGTTAATCAAATTAGAAAATATGAAGAGGGTCAGCCTTTCGTTGCTAATAAGTTTTTGAAATATTTAAAAGATTGGTTGTTGGAGCATATTGCTTTTAGAGATAAGATTTTTGTTGATGAAGTTATATCATATTTGAAAAAAAATAATATATAAAAAATTAATAATATTAAACTATTTTAAAAATTAATAATAGTTTAATATTATTTAGCATTAATTGAAATTAAATCTATATTGCAAAGCTTCTGTTATATGTGATGTTTCTATTATATCTTTATTTTCTATATCAGCTATAGTTCTTGAAACTTTCAATATTTTATTATAGCTTCTTGCACTCATTGAAAATTTTTGCATAGCCATATTTAATATATTTTTAGCTTTGCTGTCTAATATACAAAACTTTTCAATATCTCTTATACCCATAGATGAGTTTGAAAATATCTTAACTCCATTTTCTCTAAAGCGTTTCTCTTGTATCTTTCTTGCATCCGTAACTATTTTACGCATAGAAGAAGAACTCTCTCCATCAGCTTTTGAAATCATTTTATCATAATCAACTCCTCTAACCTCTATTGATATATCTATTCTGTCTAATATAGGGCCTGAAAGTTTAGCAATATATTTTTTTCTTGCATTTTCAGAGCATCTGCATGTGTGTTTTTCATCTCCATAATAACCGCAAGGGCAAGGGTTCATAGCCGCAACCAAAGTAAAATTAGCAGGAAAAGAAATACTTCCATTTGCTCTGCTTATGGTAATAATTTTCTCTTCCATTGGCTCTCTTAAAGTTTGAAGAGCTGAGCTTTGAAACTCTACAAACTCATCAAGAAACAATACTCCATTATGTGCTAAAGTAATCTCTCCTGCTTTTATATTTCTACCTCCACCTACAAGACTCACATGAG
This is a stretch of genomic DNA from Brachyspira sp. SAP_772. It encodes these proteins:
- a CDS encoding bacteriohemerythrin — encoded protein: MNDTEKNIDVVEEEKDSELFIKWRPIYETKHKIIDSQHKELVNIINELYLSTINNSNDTNGAFIKAVKKCIDYTQYHFKTEEKIMDLINYSDAENHKAMHKNFCMELVNQIRKYEEGQPFVANKFLKYLKDWLLEHIAFRDKIFVDEVISYLKKNNI